One Succinispira mobilis DSM 6222 genomic window carries:
- a CDS encoding tetratricopeptide repeat protein has protein sequence MKKIVLSNSLMLALCFILNTNFAYAALDTPADIQWFHKGYEFIKKQDYDNAIMAFNYSIELNDHNAEVFYWRGIAYDKTGKYEESIANFNQAITLNSQLTVAYSSRGIVYVKKGQYDQAIANWDQAILFNPSDADSYFARGTVYYKTGQLEHALADYNQAITLNPKKAVAYYSRGIFYYDTHKYEQAIADFNKMIELNPNFHRIYYWRGAAFYQQGNYYKAIDNFDQALKLTPEDAYIHLCKAQVLEEIGLKTDAINSYLQFITKESPQNIQLIDYAKQRIEILQK, from the coding sequence ATGAAGAAGATTGTTTTATCAAATTCACTTATGTTAGCTCTATGTTTTATTCTAAATACCAACTTTGCATATGCTGCACTAGACACGCCTGCTGATATACAGTGGTTTCACAAAGGTTATGAGTTTATTAAAAAGCAAGATTACGATAACGCGATCATGGCTTTTAACTATTCTATTGAACTAAATGATCATAATGCGGAAGTCTTCTACTGGCGTGGCATTGCTTATGATAAAACCGGTAAGTACGAAGAATCTATAGCCAATTTTAATCAGGCGATTACCCTCAACTCGCAATTAACAGTAGCCTACAGCTCCCGCGGAATAGTTTATGTTAAAAAAGGGCAATACGACCAAGCTATTGCAAATTGGGATCAAGCTATTTTATTTAACCCATCAGATGCTGATTCATATTTCGCCCGTGGCACTGTTTATTATAAAACAGGTCAACTTGAACATGCTCTTGCAGATTATAATCAAGCTATAACATTAAATCCAAAAAAAGCTGTCGCCTACTACTCTCGTGGCATCTTTTATTATGATACACATAAATATGAACAAGCAATAGCCGATTTTAATAAGATGATTGAGCTAAATCCAAATTTTCACAGAATATATTATTGGCGCGGCGCAGCTTTTTACCAACAAGGAAACTACTATAAGGCAATTGATAATTTTGATCAAGCGCTAAAACTAACTCCAGAAGATGCGTATATTCACTTATGTAAAGCACAGGTTTTAGAGGAAATCGGACTAAAAACAGATGCAATTAATAGTTATCTTCAATTTATCACCAAAGAATCTCCTCAAAATATACAACTTATTGATTATGCCAAACAGCGTATTGAGATTCTACAAAAATAA
- a CDS encoding WD40 repeat domain-containing protein, translated as MKQIVFQKKRLSKFIICLYAVLGYMFLSTVFVEAAVKELTLSGHTAEVYNIDISSDGKYLVSGGKDCVAKVWNLQDGTLLKTLTSYREINNKNKEYIVTGHKKGVYSVAFSQGNEWIATAGEDNKLNIWSFDTGKIIRSIKCGYHYLMIKFSPDGNYIAGALDDLVFWNTSDGIFDGFTLGVTNMLFTVAFSHDSKIVAAGTLDGKVQLWKNKKGNRGELRTLSKRKTWADIFDIAFSPDDRLLAAVSNLYADKNKMPEILKIWEVDTGRLLWSKEGEQLAVVTFSNDGKFIVTGGNDVIQVWDIQGNLLRKIPIPINERVLSKVCMLDDGRIIVGTIEKNNIRIWSIDPEG; from the coding sequence ATGAAACAAATCGTATTTCAAAAAAAACGACTATCAAAATTTATAATTTGCCTGTACGCAGTGTTAGGATACATGTTTTTAAGCACTGTTTTTGTAGAAGCAGCAGTAAAAGAGCTGACTTTATCTGGGCATACGGCTGAGGTTTATAATATAGATATTTCGAGTGATGGAAAATACTTAGTTAGTGGTGGAAAGGATTGTGTGGCAAAGGTTTGGAATTTGCAAGATGGGACATTGCTTAAGACACTTACAAGCTATAGGGAAATTAACAATAAGAATAAAGAATATATAGTTACGGGACATAAAAAAGGTGTATACAGTGTTGCTTTCTCCCAAGGCAATGAGTGGATAGCAACAGCGGGTGAAGATAATAAATTGAATATTTGGTCGTTTGATACTGGTAAAATTATTAGAAGTATTAAGTGTGGATATCATTATTTAATGATAAAGTTTTCACCTGATGGAAACTATATTGCTGGAGCACTTGACGACTTAGTATTCTGGAATACCTCTGATGGAATTTTCGATGGCTTTACCTTAGGTGTAACAAATATGCTATTTACGGTTGCATTTTCTCATGATAGTAAAATTGTTGCTGCTGGAACTTTAGATGGGAAAGTTCAACTATGGAAAAATAAAAAGGGAAATCGTGGCGAATTGCGTACGCTGTCTAAGCGCAAAACATGGGCGGATATCTTTGATATTGCATTTTCGCCGGATGACAGATTGCTGGCTGCTGTCAGCAATCTGTACGCAGATAAGAATAAAATGCCAGAAATTTTGAAGATATGGGAAGTGGATACTGGTCGACTTCTATGGAGTAAAGAGGGTGAACAACTAGCTGTGGTAACTTTTTCTAACGATGGCAAATTTATAGTTACAGGAGGAAACGATGTTATACAGGTATGGGATATACAAGGTAATTTGTTGAGAAAAATCCCCATTCCAATTAATGAAAGAGTCCTTAGTAAAGTTTGTATGTTAGATGATGGCAGAATTATCGTGGGTACGATAGAAAAAAATAATATTAGGATTTGGAGCATAGATCCTGAGGGATAA
- a CDS encoding MarR family transcriptional regulator: MECQGGFLISQIKQISGRVLSKILAERNITEFNGAQGRILYILWQGDSISIKEIATKTGLAKTSLTGMLDHMEKIGLIQRIYVKEDRRKTLIKLTEKAQSLKLEFDEVSRAMSTLIYKGFSRAEILSFEENLKRILANLET, encoded by the coding sequence ATGGAGTGTCAGGGTGGATTTTTAATTTCCCAAATAAAACAAATTAGTGGGAGGGTTCTGTCTAAGATATTAGCGGAACGCAACATAACCGAATTTAATGGTGCTCAAGGACGTATTTTATATATATTATGGCAGGGTGATAGTATCTCTATAAAAGAAATTGCAACGAAAACAGGCCTGGCAAAGACAAGTCTTACTGGGATGTTGGATCATATGGAAAAAATTGGTCTTATTCAAAGAATTTATGTTAAGGAAGATCGGCGAAAAACGCTTATTAAACTTACAGAAAAGGCTCAATCTTTAAAACTTGAATTTGATGAAGTGTCTAGAGCAATGAGTACACTTATATATAAAGGTTTTAGCAGAGCTGAAATTTTATCTTTCGAAGAAAACTTAAAAAGAATTTTGGCAAATCTGGAAACATAG
- a CDS encoding radical SAM protein, producing MGEFSFKNIYLEHNRKVLEVNILPEKHCNFDCIFCPLGRAKNRATNQKIISPIEQGLMELGAKIKEIQPELIFINSKGEALLHEQIAVIIEFIKNKNLPIRLLSNGYLLGEKEYQEIANKCDEIIGEIKVASDENFQKLQRPITGYTFAEHIDNMTKFAKQYTGKFILEITLLKGYNDTPESIQKLKSIIKTIDPQELQVVRITDTRFQKKLGIVDAEFESLQNLLTK from the coding sequence ATGGGTGAGTTCAGTTTTAAAAATATTTATTTAGAGCATAATCGAAAAGTATTAGAAGTTAATATTTTGCCAGAAAAACATTGTAATTTTGATTGTATTTTTTGTCCCCTAGGTAGAGCGAAAAATAGGGCAACTAATCAAAAAATTATTAGTCCGATTGAACAAGGATTGATGGAACTAGGAGCTAAAATCAAGGAAATACAGCCAGAATTAATATTTATAAATTCAAAAGGTGAGGCATTGTTGCATGAACAAATTGCAGTTATCATCGAATTTATTAAAAACAAAAATTTACCAATTCGACTACTTTCTAACGGATATTTATTGGGAGAAAAAGAATATCAAGAAATTGCTAATAAATGTGATGAGATAATTGGTGAAATTAAAGTAGCTAGCGATGAAAATTTTCAAAAATTGCAACGCCCTATAACGGGATACACTTTTGCGGAGCATATTGATAATATGACAAAATTTGCCAAACAATATACTGGTAAGTTTATTTTAGAAATTACATTGCTCAAAGGATATAACGATACCCCAGAATCGATACAAAAATTAAAATCTATAATAAAAACAATAGACCCACAAGAATTGCAGGTAGTGCGAATAACCGATACACGTTTTCAAAAAAAACTGGGAATAGTTGATGCTGAATTTGAGTCTTTGCAAAATTTATTGACTAAATAG
- a CDS encoding autotransporter domain-containing protein: MKIFRRKILPIICSCLCLAWSNSGGATAPELFKTTEYYKSTGLEYIKAADAYALGYTGKGIRLALFDQIVRFDHSEFVNKSDLQGYVNFANAGWEINRHGTHVAGIMAASRDGVGMHGVAFDAGLLSLGTNLELDENGTYDVAALYPKTFADNSLKIINNSWGEDLVYPEYYRNAQEYLTFFNIFRPSDISTFKTAILDHDKVIVWAAGNSGHLSAQHYANLGMAVPQLSGNIVNVVAFDPSKKTTDVNFLAEFSDHALFVEENSIASPGIDIYSAVPYGEGRSYEKWSGTSMATPYVSGTLGLVQQAFPYMTGKQLVDTVLSTANNTFALPRYTVGVQVDYSKIDKEYRASNYLVYFTNEVLTPQQREQDLRDYYAASPYMQIQFGSVENFLDKYSQNFEGYGNERYYVNVPREIMFGQGLLDAGKAVRGPGLFNARRLTDADYSNTYSKAQALYKVDTQGYNSIWSNDIAEKRVAKYSSAYLDFYKAFYGGLYAQGRYGAGLSYADGEAYGQTYYDSLNTAIENNILYNLPVGLLKTGNGTLALTGNNSYQGDSVVVGGTLQIDGSVSRNVYSEINGIVAGSGSIGGNLINRGTTQAGSWGTSGNLLIQGDLLSSGIIAVTVEDSGSNSKILVNGKAEVAGSKITTSGIVIPNARYQFLSATQGITGDFVATSISPFLSLNPTHDANIASFLVNKTASLTSVNNLNGSQQISADELEKMYNSLPSQQLPVELVAIYNSKTKLLAGAALQETYGGAQASMTRLAPLNSVIGQSINARMSSLGSPSYASAYNQSERFSLLLNNLQSNRYVNTVVPLNFDLNNSWWVKLNAGSGNIVADSSRGLAAVDGKSSGFVVGYDQKINSNWRSGLILGYGKVKMSTANATGNSRDYRFGIYTGYNHQAVDVNAYIAAGKQANDTLRQLPSLGLTASSDYGGQTLEFGVRAKYNLHYQQKKNWELAPYAELNVQRNSQDGFTEKGAGVLSQQAERLVNVATTAELGLEASRKVHEGKYTLWAGYKRALSGNNPELRMSFAGNPSSKFAVSGNEQSCERLVLGVMAEGNLAKNWTVYGELQGEFSAKGKNNSASISLRHSW, encoded by the coding sequence ATGAAGATTTTTAGACGGAAAATATTGCCGATTATCTGTAGTTGCTTATGTTTGGCTTGGTCAAACAGCGGTGGGGCAACAGCTCCAGAATTATTTAAAACTACAGAGTATTATAAAAGCACGGGTCTTGAGTATATAAAAGCCGCCGATGCCTATGCTCTTGGTTATACAGGCAAGGGGATTCGCTTGGCTTTGTTTGATCAAATAGTACGCTTTGATCACAGTGAATTCGTTAATAAAAGCGATTTACAAGGATATGTGAATTTTGCTAATGCCGGCTGGGAGATAAATCGGCATGGCACGCATGTTGCTGGGATTATGGCGGCTAGTAGAGATGGAGTGGGAATGCATGGGGTAGCCTTTGATGCGGGACTTCTGTCTTTAGGCACTAATCTGGAGCTGGATGAAAATGGAACCTATGATGTAGCTGCGTTATACCCTAAAACTTTTGCAGACAATTCATTAAAAATTATAAATAACAGTTGGGGAGAAGATCTTGTCTACCCTGAATACTATCGAAATGCTCAAGAATATTTAACTTTTTTTAATATCTTTAGGCCTAGTGATATCTCAACATTTAAAACCGCGATTTTAGATCATGACAAAGTGATAGTTTGGGCAGCAGGAAATAGTGGGCATTTGTCGGCGCAACACTATGCGAATCTCGGCATGGCAGTACCGCAATTATCAGGCAATATCGTAAATGTTGTGGCATTTGATCCTAGTAAAAAAACTACGGATGTCAATTTTTTAGCTGAATTTAGTGATCATGCTTTATTTGTTGAAGAAAATAGCATCGCGTCTCCTGGGATCGATATTTATTCGGCAGTTCCCTATGGAGAGGGGCGGAGCTATGAAAAATGGTCGGGAACGTCGATGGCGACACCATATGTAAGCGGTACATTGGGCTTAGTGCAGCAGGCCTTTCCCTATATGACAGGGAAGCAATTAGTGGATACGGTGCTATCAACAGCTAATAATACTTTTGCTTTGCCCCGCTATACGGTGGGGGTACAGGTAGATTATTCTAAAATTGATAAGGAATATAGGGCTAGTAATTATCTAGTATATTTTACTAACGAGGTTTTGACACCGCAACAACGGGAGCAAGATTTACGAGATTATTATGCGGCTTCCCCTTATATGCAAATACAATTTGGTAGTGTGGAAAATTTTCTAGATAAATACTCTCAGAACTTTGAGGGCTATGGTAATGAAAGATATTATGTAAATGTACCGCGGGAAATTATGTTTGGGCAGGGGCTATTAGATGCAGGCAAAGCAGTAAGGGGGCCAGGCTTATTTAATGCGCGACGGCTCACTGATGCAGATTATAGCAATACTTATAGTAAGGCTCAGGCGTTATATAAAGTAGATACCCAGGGCTATAATAGTATATGGAGCAATGATATCGCTGAAAAACGAGTAGCTAAATACTCTAGTGCATATCTTGATTTTTACAAAGCATTTTATGGTGGTCTTTATGCGCAGGGACGCTATGGGGCAGGTTTAAGTTATGCAGATGGTGAGGCCTATGGACAGACTTACTATGATTCTCTCAATACGGCGATTGAAAATAATATTTTATATAATTTACCAGTAGGGCTATTAAAAACAGGTAATGGAACTTTAGCTTTGACGGGAAATAATAGTTATCAAGGTGATAGCGTTGTTGTAGGCGGTACGTTACAGATAGATGGTAGCGTAAGCAGGAATGTTTATAGCGAAATAAATGGGATTGTTGCTGGTTCTGGAAGTATTGGCGGAAACTTGATTAATCGGGGAACAACACAGGCAGGTAGCTGGGGCACAAGTGGCAATTTGTTAATCCAAGGGGACTTGCTTAGTAGCGGGATTATTGCAGTTACGGTAGAAGATAGTGGTAGCAATAGTAAGATTTTGGTAAATGGTAAGGCCGAAGTTGCGGGCAGTAAAATTACAACTAGCGGCATTGTTATACCAAATGCAAGGTATCAATTTCTGAGCGCAACGCAGGGGATTACGGGGGATTTTGTGGCAACTTCAATTTCGCCATTTTTAAGCCTTAATCCTACTCATGACGCTAATATCGCTAGCTTTCTGGTTAACAAAACAGCTTCTTTAACTTCAGTAAATAACCTGAACGGTAGTCAACAAATTAGTGCAGATGAGTTGGAAAAAATGTATAATTCCCTCCCTAGTCAGCAACTACCTGTAGAATTAGTAGCAATTTATAATAGCAAGACTAAGCTATTGGCAGGGGCGGCATTACAAGAAACTTACGGTGGCGCGCAAGCCAGCATGACGAGACTTGCCCCGTTAAACTCTGTAATAGGGCAGTCGATTAATGCCAGAATGTCTTCGCTAGGCTCTCCAAGTTATGCTAGTGCCTACAATCAAAGCGAGAGGTTTTCTTTGTTACTGAATAACTTACAAAGTAATAGATACGTTAATACAGTAGTACCGCTAAATTTTGACTTAAATAATAGCTGGTGGGTGAAATTAAACGCTGGCTCTGGGAATATAGTTGCGGATAGTAGCAGAGGCTTAGCGGCTGTAGATGGAAAAAGCTCTGGCTTTGTCGTAGGCTACGATCAAAAAATTAACTCTAATTGGCGTTCGGGACTGATCTTGGGCTATGGTAAGGTGAAAATGTCTACGGCAAATGCGACGGGAAATAGTCGCGACTATCGCTTCGGAATATATACGGGCTATAACCATCAAGCTGTAGATGTTAATGCCTATATCGCCGCAGGCAAACAAGCCAATGACACTTTAAGACAGTTGCCGAGTTTAGGATTAACCGCAAGTAGTGATTATGGCGGTCAAACACTTGAATTTGGCGTTCGGGCTAAATACAATTTGCATTATCAACAAAAAAAGAACTGGGAACTAGCTCCTTACGCAGAATTAAATGTGCAACGTAATAGTCAAGATGGGTTTACGGAAAAAGGTGCGGGCGTATTATCGCAACAGGCTGAGCGCTTGGTCAATGTGGCGACAACGGCAGAACTGGGGTTAGAAGCCAGTCGAAAAGTCCATGAAGGAAAATACACCTTGTGGGCAGGTTACAAACGCGCACTTAGTGGCAATAATCCAGAACTAAGGATGAGTTTTGCGGGAAATCCGAGTTCAAAGTTTGCAGTAAGCGGCAATGAACAAAGTTGTGAGCGCTTGGTACTAGGGGTTATGGCTGAAGGTAATTTGGCTAAAAATTGGACAGTATATGGGGAGTTACAAGGCGAGTTTTCGGCAAAAGGCAAAAATAACAGCGCCAGCATTAGCCTTAGACATAGCTGGTAA
- a CDS encoding Na-translocating system protein MpsC family protein: MRSHILKQTSYAETIENLKAYQKLLINEVGDIFKFPNLSSNQFIALRKNIELGFVSSVLAEWEYQAVFAYGRKHIYQEYFPLIVDYVKNVAIPRKSFDYGSKISCFYVFPPLYYQNTIYSFFVNIFEKPLFKHFNSEHNVLEQEIMSKVAAYFRKQNKYGPEKISVAILDAQFLVIGISGLLTPFLRSFISIHQQDADFVEKMFIVEAREILQQILASYFAEQQPEPFICFDREQDKLIILSCLSQDLWLDFLERMSA; this comes from the coding sequence ATGAGAAGTCATATACTAAAACAAACATCTTATGCTGAAACTATTGAGAATTTAAAGGCTTATCAGAAGCTTCTAATTAATGAAGTAGGTGATATTTTTAAATTTCCTAATTTGTCGAGCAATCAGTTTATTGCTTTAAGGAAAAATATCGAACTTGGTTTTGTGTCTAGTGTTTTAGCAGAGTGGGAATATCAGGCAGTGTTTGCATATGGGCGGAAACATATTTATCAAGAATATTTTCCTTTAATAGTTGACTATGTAAAAAACGTTGCTATTCCGAGGAAAAGTTTTGATTATGGCAGCAAAATAAGCTGTTTTTATGTTTTTCCACCACTTTATTATCAAAATACAATTTATAGTTTTTTTGTTAATATATTTGAAAAACCACTATTTAAACATTTTAATTCAGAACATAATGTTTTAGAACAAGAAATAATGTCAAAAGTTGCGGCATACTTTCGGAAACAAAACAAATACGGACCAGAAAAAATTAGTGTGGCTATTTTAGATGCACAATTTTTGGTAATTGGCATTTCTGGATTACTAACTCCATTTCTGCGAAGTTTTATAAGTATCCACCAACAGGATGCTGATTTTGTGGAGAAGATGTTTATTGTGGAAGCGCGAGAAATTTTGCAACAAATTCTTGCAAGCTATTTTGCTGAACAACAGCCAGAACCATTTATTTGTTTTGATAGAGAACAAGATAAGTTAATTATCTTGTCATGTTTATCGCAAGATTTATGGCTAGATTTTTTAGAGAGAATGTCCGCTTGA
- a CDS encoding EAL and HDOD domain-containing protein, with product METEVHVARQAIFDARLNVFAYELLFRNELVDHYDGTDGDGATNRVIVNSFLLIGIKALTNGKRAFINFTANSLKSNIPRRLPRELIAVEILEDVIFDEKVIRACKELKRKGYLLVLDDFQMSERFKPILPLVDIIKIDFRATPVGQRKKLVADLKKYPIKLLAEKIESYAEYQEALKWGYSYFQGYFFCKPTLVSHKDIYEQKVNHMQILREFTRPEIEFRQIESIIKRDVALSYKLLKFINSPVFGLKTRINSLHHALVLLGEKELKNWMLLVALKDIVGEKPGEIIIGSLIRARFCEKLALAKTTKKLAAHAFLIGLFSYIDILLERPMNYILDEIHLAEEIKDVLLEKVNNPLLMIYKLVRSYERGEWAEYSDYAKKMEICENDVVRVYREALVWANNIG from the coding sequence TTGGAAACAGAAGTACATGTAGCTAGACAAGCGATTTTTGATGCCCGACTTAATGTTTTTGCTTATGAATTGTTATTTCGCAATGAACTAGTAGATCATTATGATGGTACAGATGGTGACGGCGCAACAAATCGCGTTATTGTAAATTCTTTTTTATTAATTGGAATAAAAGCACTAACTAATGGGAAAAGAGCATTTATTAATTTTACTGCTAATTCTTTAAAAAGTAATATTCCTAGACGTTTACCTAGGGAACTAATTGCGGTAGAAATTTTAGAAGATGTTATTTTTGATGAAAAAGTAATTAGAGCATGTAAGGAACTAAAACGAAAAGGTTATTTATTGGTTTTAGATGATTTTCAAATGTCGGAGCGTTTTAAACCGATTTTGCCTTTGGTGGACATAATAAAAATAGATTTTCGGGCGACACCTGTTGGACAGAGAAAAAAACTAGTTGCAGATTTGAAAAAATATCCAATAAAACTTTTAGCTGAAAAGATTGAATCTTATGCGGAATATCAAGAAGCTTTAAAATGGGGCTATTCATATTTCCAGGGGTACTTTTTTTGCAAACCTACTTTGGTATCGCACAAGGATATTTATGAACAGAAAGTTAATCATATGCAAATATTAAGAGAATTTACTCGCCCGGAGATAGAATTTAGACAAATTGAGAGCATCATTAAGCGCGATGTGGCTTTATCTTATAAATTATTGAAATTTATTAATTCACCAGTTTTTGGCTTGAAAACACGAATAAATTCTCTCCATCATGCCTTGGTATTATTGGGAGAAAAAGAATTGAAAAATTGGATGTTATTAGTTGCGTTAAAAGATATTGTAGGGGAAAAACCAGGGGAAATAATTATCGGTTCTTTAATTAGAGCTAGATTTTGCGAAAAATTGGCATTAGCGAAAACCACAAAGAAGCTAGCAGCGCATGCTTTTTTAATTGGCTTATTTTCTTACATTGATATTTTGTTAGAACGGCCAATGAATTATATTTTAGATGAAATACATTTAGCTGAAGAAATAAAAGATGTTTTGCTAGAGAAGGTTAACAATCCCTTACTTATGATTTATAAATTAGTTAGAAGTTATGAGCGGGGCGAATGGGCAGAGTACTCCGATTATGCTAAAAAAATGGAAATTTGTGAAAATGATGTGGTTAGAGTTTATCGTGAAGCACTAGTATGGGCGAATAATATAGGTTAA
- a CDS encoding Na-translocating system protein MpsC family protein, producing the protein MRSNVIEQTSYERTISNLLEYDKKNIDEICRNLKFPKLVSSRFVALRKNVEIGFLANNLTKWEYQNVYKYGQNHIYQEYYPAIYDLVKNTGLARKIQTYGFTGNYYFHLFPPTFYDKMIYNFYIILFERPIFKQFHAMQGQLEQKIMNQISTYFRKQNKYGPEKINVAILDEQFICVAISGLLTPFLKDLIGRKEEALFIERLFIEEGKDILKQILIIYYAGQQQEPFIHFDKYEDKLIIISSLSSLIWEEFLEKMSTLD; encoded by the coding sequence ATGCGAAGCAATGTCATTGAACAAACTTCTTATGAACGAACAATTAGTAATTTATTAGAATATGATAAAAAAAATATTGATGAAATATGCAGAAACTTGAAATTTCCTAAGTTAGTTTCAAGCCGTTTTGTTGCTTTGCGAAAAAATGTCGAAATAGGGTTTTTAGCTAATAATTTAACTAAGTGGGAATACCAAAATGTTTATAAGTATGGGCAAAATCATATTTATCAAGAATATTATCCGGCGATATATGATTTAGTAAAAAATACAGGTTTAGCTCGTAAAATTCAAACTTATGGCTTTACAGGCAATTACTATTTTCATCTTTTTCCACCAACTTTTTATGACAAGATGATCTATAATTTTTATATTATTTTGTTTGAAAGGCCTATTTTTAAGCAATTTCATGCTATGCAGGGGCAGTTAGAGCAAAAGATCATGAATCAAATTTCAACTTATTTTCGAAAACAAAATAAATATGGTCCAGAGAAAATAAATGTTGCAATTCTAGATGAGCAGTTTATTTGTGTTGCTATTTCTGGTTTGCTAACCCCTTTTTTAAAGGATTTAATTGGGCGCAAGGAAGAGGCCTTATTTATTGAACGGCTATTTATTGAAGAGGGGAAAGATATTTTAAAACAGATTTTAATTATTTATTATGCAGGGCAACAACAAGAGCCCTTTATTCACTTCGATAAATATGAAGATAAACTAATAATTATATCAAGTTTATCAAGCCTTATCTGGGAAGAATTTTTAGAGAAAATGTCAACTTTAGATTAG